The following proteins are encoded in a genomic region of Alteromonadaceae bacterium 2753L.S.0a.02:
- a CDS encoding nitrogen regulatory protein P-II family, with protein MKLITAVIKPFKLDAVREALSEIGVQGITVTEVKGFGRQKGHTELYRGAEYVVDFLPKTKLEVAVADDQLDSVVEAISKAAHSGKIGDGKIFVSSLDQVVRIRTGESGEEAL; from the coding sequence ATGAAATTAATTACTGCCGTAATCAAGCCTTTTAAGCTGGATGCTGTTCGTGAGGCTTTATCAGAAATCGGTGTGCAAGGTATCACCGTGACCGAGGTGAAGGGCTTTGGTCGCCAGAAAGGGCACACTGAACTGTACCGCGGTGCAGAATACGTAGTTGATTTTCTGCCTAAAACCAAACTTGAAGTAGCAGTTGCCGACGATCAACTGGATTCTGTTGTTGAGGCTATCAGCAAAGCCGCCCACAGCGGAAAAATCGGAGATGGAAAAATATTTGTTTCCTCTCTCGATCAGGTTGTGCGTATCCGTACCGGTGAGTCCGGCGAAGAAGCACTGTAA
- a CDS encoding putative general porin, whose protein sequence is MKYQKSLILISLVISAAVNAEEYQVFGSASYTKYEEDNFDSLSSYEIDGVYFFDKKQTLGPLSEFSLINTVSYVLAGYGQSDDGDNKSAFIGGKWIGSHLGLGAVANYSDNNGDSGYDSATLTGEYLFSDKLLARINYHDYDETYPGWEDSNFSADIVYDHSLNTTDYIGFKLSYEESRSGGDDSVSLTSKYYNDFSNGQYLTATGRITKADENTVWNLGGTYYFSKMTGLLLDFTSVDSDDLGTTQYASTALTHYFTPNFYGMVRYTDYSYSSKLNRGDAYRYGLELGLQY, encoded by the coding sequence ATGAAGTACCAAAAATCCCTCATCTTAATCAGTCTCGTAATATCAGCTGCAGTAAATGCCGAGGAATACCAGGTTTTTGGCAGTGCCAGTTACACAAAATACGAAGAAGACAACTTTGACAGCCTGAGTTCTTACGAAATTGATGGAGTTTACTTTTTCGATAAAAAACAGACACTGGGGCCACTGAGCGAATTTAGCCTGATCAACACAGTAAGTTATGTATTAGCAGGTTACGGGCAATCAGATGACGGAGACAACAAAAGCGCATTTATTGGCGGGAAATGGATAGGGAGTCATCTGGGCCTCGGTGCTGTTGCAAATTATTCAGACAATAACGGAGACAGCGGTTACGATTCCGCAACGCTAACAGGTGAATATTTGTTTAGCGATAAACTGCTAGCGCGGATCAATTATCACGATTACGACGAGACTTATCCAGGGTGGGAAGATTCGAACTTCAGTGCCGACATTGTGTACGACCACTCCTTAAACACCACAGACTATATCGGCTTTAAACTCAGCTACGAAGAAAGCCGTTCTGGTGGTGATGACTCTGTGTCTCTTACCAGCAAATATTACAACGATTTCAGCAATGGTCAGTATCTAACCGCAACGGGTCGAATCACTAAAGCTGATGAAAACACAGTGTGGAACCTAGGTGGTACTTACTATTTTTCGAAAATGACAGGCCTGCTTCTTGATTTTACCAGCGTAGATTCAGACGATTTGGGCACGACCCAGTATGCCTCTACAGCTCTAACCCACTACTTCACACCCAACTTTTACGGCATGGTCCGTTACACTGACTACAGCTACAGCAGTAAACTCAATCGTGGCGATGCCTATCGCTATGGTCTGGAACTGGGCTTACAATACTAA
- a CDS encoding urea transport system ATP-binding protein, with protein sequence MLSAKNIDLYYGASQALTNVSLDAAKGEITCILGRNGVGKSSLMQAITGRHPAKSGSVTWEEKDITKLPAAERARLGIAYVPQGRQIFSQLTVMENLKTGFAALPRSERKIKDEIFDLFPILRKMTRRRGGDLSGGQQQQLSIARALVMKPKLLILDEPTEGIQPSIIKDIHNVISILRQQGEMAIILVEQYFEFARDLGDKYAVMDRGVVTLSGEIASMNETEVRKFLTV encoded by the coding sequence ATGCTTTCAGCAAAAAACATAGATCTATATTACGGTGCCAGCCAGGCATTAACCAATGTGAGTCTCGATGCGGCCAAGGGTGAGATTACGTGTATTTTGGGTCGCAATGGGGTTGGCAAGTCCAGTCTAATGCAGGCCATTACCGGTCGGCATCCGGCGAAGTCGGGTTCAGTAACCTGGGAAGAGAAAGACATCACCAAGTTGCCTGCAGCGGAGCGGGCGCGTTTGGGAATTGCCTACGTTCCTCAGGGGCGTCAAATTTTTTCACAACTTACGGTGATGGAAAATTTGAAAACCGGGTTTGCGGCATTGCCTCGTTCGGAGCGCAAGATTAAAGATGAAATTTTTGATTTATTTCCGATTCTGCGCAAAATGACACGGCGCCGAGGCGGCGATTTGTCCGGTGGTCAACAGCAGCAATTATCCATCGCTCGGGCGCTGGTGATGAAACCCAAATTATTGATTTTGGACGAACCCACCGAGGGTATCCAGCCCTCCATTATTAAAGATATTCACAACGTAATTTCCATTTTGCGCCAGCAGGGCGAAATGGCCATCATTCTCGTGGAGCAATATTTCGAATTCGCCCGGGATCTTGGCGATAAATATGCGGTGATGGATCGCGGCGTGGTTACGCTTTCGGGTGAAATTGCTTCGATGAATGAAACGGAAGTGAGGAAGTTTTTAACGGTTTGA
- a CDS encoding urea transport system ATP-binding protein: protein MRDIHPPVNAPKEIQSILYLNGVTKTFDGFKAINNLSLDIAPGELRAIIGPNGAGKSTMMDIITGKTRPDEGEVRFKDNIDLTRFDEADIANMGIGRKFQKPTVIESLTVWDNLELALAGNRGIWETLFNKLKGEQASRIEKVMELIGLQEKKKDNAANLSHGQKQWLEIGMLFIQEPEVLLVDEPAGGMTDMETMETARLLKDIAKSHSVIVVEHDMEFVRALDSKVTVLHEGSVLAEGTLDKVSADQRVIEVYLGR from the coding sequence ATGAGAGACATTCACCCACCGGTCAATGCGCCTAAAGAAATTCAAAGTATTTTATATTTAAACGGCGTAACCAAAACCTTCGACGGTTTCAAAGCGATCAATAATTTATCACTGGACATCGCCCCCGGGGAACTCCGCGCGATTATCGGCCCCAATGGCGCGGGAAAAAGTACCATGATGGATATCATCACAGGAAAAACCCGGCCTGATGAAGGCGAAGTACGCTTTAAAGACAATATCGATCTCACCCGTTTCGATGAAGCCGATATTGCCAATATGGGCATTGGTCGTAAGTTTCAAAAACCGACAGTAATCGAAAGTCTTACCGTCTGGGACAACCTTGAATTAGCACTCGCTGGTAATCGAGGTATTTGGGAAACGCTATTTAACAAACTTAAAGGTGAGCAGGCGAGCCGTATCGAAAAAGTTATGGAACTCATTGGTCTGCAGGAAAAGAAAAAAGACAATGCTGCGAATCTCAGCCACGGTCAAAAGCAATGGCTGGAAATCGGTATGTTATTCATTCAGGAGCCGGAAGTACTTTTGGTGGATGAACCCGCCGGCGGTATGACAGACATGGAAACCATGGAAACGGCACGCCTGCTAAAAGATATCGCCAAAAGTCATTCGGTAATTGTCGTGGAACACGATATGGAATTCGTAAGAGCCCTTGACAGTAAAGTCACCGTGCTCCACGAAGGAAGTGTTCTCGCCGAAGGAACACTCGACAAAGTTTCGGCAGATCAGCGGGTGATTGAAGTTTATTTAGGTAGATAA
- a CDS encoding urea transport system permease protein, with amino-acid sequence MLKHSLLYTLIMNDKVGRYVLTALLGLAIVVPFLNLVMPEGSFLHVPTYTVTLLGKYLCYALLALALDLVWGYCGILSLGHGAFFALGGYAIGMYLMRQIGDRGVYGHPILPDFMVFLNWDKLPWYWFGFDMFWFAMVMVVVVPGLLAYVFGWLAFRSRVTGVYLSIITQALTFALMQAFFLNDFGFGGNNGLTDFKEIVGFDVQADGTRLVLFFITAILLVLAYVACRFITESKFGRVMVSIRDAESRTRFLGYRVEHYKLFVFVFSAALAGIAGALFVPQVGIINPGEFSPINSIEVVIWVALGGRGTLYGAIIGAVLVNYAKTYFTGAFPEIWLFMLGGLFVLATTTLPKGIVGLAEDLLEKRKSTPNDGSGGEGNVEEVKA; translated from the coding sequence ATGTTGAAACATTCTCTGCTCTATACATTGATCATGAACGACAAGGTCGGTCGGTATGTGCTTACCGCACTGCTAGGGTTGGCGATTGTGGTTCCTTTTTTAAATTTGGTAATGCCGGAAGGGTCTTTCCTGCATGTGCCTACTTACACAGTAACACTCCTCGGCAAATACCTTTGCTACGCGTTACTGGCGCTCGCGCTTGATCTGGTCTGGGGTTATTGCGGTATTCTCAGTCTGGGTCATGGCGCATTTTTTGCGCTTGGTGGCTATGCCATTGGGATGTATTTAATGCGGCAAATCGGCGATCGTGGTGTTTACGGTCACCCCATTTTGCCCGACTTTATGGTGTTTTTAAATTGGGACAAGCTACCCTGGTACTGGTTCGGATTCGACATGTTCTGGTTTGCCATGGTGATGGTTGTTGTGGTTCCCGGCTTGCTTGCTTATGTTTTTGGTTGGTTGGCATTTCGTTCGCGGGTTACCGGGGTTTATCTTTCCATTATTACTCAGGCCTTAACGTTTGCTTTGATGCAGGCGTTTTTCCTTAATGATTTTGGTTTTGGTGGAAATAACGGCTTAACCGACTTCAAGGAAATAGTGGGGTTTGATGTTCAAGCTGATGGTACCCGCCTTGTGTTATTTTTTATCACCGCAATCTTGCTGGTGCTTGCTTATGTGGCCTGCCGATTTATTACAGAAAGCAAGTTTGGGCGTGTCATGGTGTCGATACGCGATGCTGAAAGCCGCACGCGATTTTTGGGTTATCGTGTCGAACATTACAAATTATTTGTGTTTGTATTTTCTGCAGCGCTGGCAGGTATTGCGGGTGCCTTGTTTGTTCCGCAAGTGGGTATTATCAATCCCGGCGAATTTTCACCGATTAATTCGATAGAAGTTGTTATTTGGGTGGCGTTAGGTGGCCGTGGCACATTGTACGGCGCGATTATTGGTGCCGTGTTGGTGAACTACGCAAAAACTTATTTTACCGGTGCTTTCCCTGAAATTTGGTTGTTCATGCTTGGTGGGCTCTTTGTGCTCGCAACCACGACGCTGCCAAAAGGTATTGTCGGCCTGGCCGAAGATTTGTTGGAAAAGCGTAAATCGACTCCGAATGATGGTTCGGGTGGTGAGGGTAATGTTGAGGAGGTCAAGGCATGA
- a CDS encoding urea transport system permease protein yields the protein MKVTKLTAFLLLVVVFLISPWGFAQTESAQAEGDPTLTDVKQAETKTESFDLLVGKLTNRSFAKKAKVIEKLAQVKDPRVLPLLQTMLAGDLYYRKSDKSIITVSKVEDGVEMTSVVSGEVLGIAGSRKVKKVTINNMLRNELRKAVAVLELSADDKKTRLESARNLIKSPDKGLRDVLVSTAKSEPSESVKHLLEVSISLIDIESEDPELRLAAVKKLGDAVEPEAVAVLNKLVLKDDEGNYLESDKEIIKLAEERLKSVNTKLGFFKFTENLLFGLSLGSVLLLAAIGLAITFGVMGVINMAHGEMIMLGAYTTFAIQQIFPELIHLSLLLAIPAAFLVSGTAGVLIERLVIRHLYGRPLDTLLATFGISLILQQAVRSYRANNVPVITPEWMSGSWMINGAMSVTFNRIYILLFALFVLFMLALLLRKTLVGLQMRAVTQNRAMATSMGIRSNWVDALTFGLGSGIAGIAGVALSQITNVGPNLGQSYIIDSFMVVVFGGVGNLLGTFVGAMSLGVVNKFLEPVTGAVIGKIIVLIFIILFIQWRPRGLFALKGRFVDD from the coding sequence ATGAAAGTAACAAAATTAACCGCTTTTCTTTTGCTTGTTGTCGTCTTTCTAATTTCACCATGGGGGTTTGCACAAACTGAAAGTGCACAAGCCGAAGGTGATCCGACGCTGACAGATGTTAAACAAGCAGAAACCAAAACCGAATCCTTTGACCTATTGGTTGGTAAATTAACGAATCGGTCCTTTGCAAAAAAAGCAAAAGTCATTGAAAAACTAGCGCAGGTTAAAGACCCTCGAGTGTTACCTCTGTTACAGACTATGCTGGCGGGAGACCTTTACTACCGCAAATCTGATAAAAGTATTATCACGGTCAGCAAAGTAGAAGATGGCGTTGAAATGACCAGCGTCGTTTCTGGTGAGGTGCTCGGAATTGCGGGTTCGCGCAAAGTTAAAAAAGTCACTATTAATAATATGTTGCGTAACGAACTGCGCAAAGCTGTCGCAGTATTAGAGCTCTCTGCCGACGATAAAAAAACCCGTTTGGAATCTGCACGCAACCTAATTAAATCTCCCGATAAAGGCTTGCGCGATGTCTTGGTGAGTACTGCTAAATCCGAACCCAGTGAAAGCGTTAAGCACTTGCTGGAAGTGTCAATTTCGCTAATCGATATCGAATCCGAAGACCCGGAACTGCGCTTGGCCGCAGTGAAAAAGTTAGGTGATGCTGTGGAACCGGAAGCGGTCGCGGTGCTCAATAAACTGGTATTGAAAGACGATGAGGGCAATTACCTAGAAAGTGATAAAGAAATTATTAAGCTGGCAGAAGAGCGGCTCAAGTCCGTCAATACCAAACTGGGGTTTTTTAAATTTACTGAAAATCTACTGTTTGGTTTGAGCCTCGGTTCTGTATTATTGCTGGCGGCAATTGGCTTGGCCATTACTTTTGGTGTTATGGGTGTGATTAATATGGCTCACGGCGAAATGATCATGCTGGGCGCCTACACCACCTTTGCGATTCAACAAATTTTTCCAGAGTTGATCCATCTCTCACTCTTGCTCGCCATCCCGGCAGCATTTCTTGTGTCGGGCACGGCGGGAGTTTTAATTGAGCGATTGGTGATTCGACATTTGTATGGTCGTCCTTTGGATACGCTGCTGGCGACCTTCGGTATCAGTCTTATTTTGCAACAAGCCGTTCGCAGCTACCGCGCCAACAACGTACCGGTGATTACGCCGGAATGGATGAGTGGGTCCTGGATGATCAACGGCGCCATGTCGGTGACTTTCAACCGTATTTACATTTTATTATTTGCCCTGTTCGTTTTGTTTATGTTGGCTTTGCTGCTTCGCAAAACATTGGTCGGTTTGCAAATGCGCGCAGTAACCCAAAATCGTGCTATGGCCACCTCCATGGGTATCCGTTCTAATTGGGTGGATGCATTAACCTTCGGGTTGGGATCTGGCATTGCGGGAATTGCCGGTGTGGCCTTAAGTCAGATAACAAACGTCGGCCCTAACCTTGGCCAGAGTTACATCATAGACTCGTTTATGGTGGTGGTGTTTGGTGGGGTGGGTAATTTACTGGGTACTTTTGTGGGTGCTATGAGCCTCGGCGTGGTGAATAAATTTCTTGAACCGGTAACCGGTGCCGTTATCGGCAAAATTATAGTGCTGATATTTATTATTTTATTTATTCAATGGCGGCCACGTGGATTGTTCGCGTTAAAAGGTCGATTTGTGGATGACTAA
- a CDS encoding urea transport system substrate-binding protein — MNKFIKKTGMALGAAALTFGAYTAQAADTIKVGVLHSLSGTMAISETTLKDTVLMMVEEQNKKGGLLGKKLEAVVVDPASNWPLFAEKTKELLEKEKVDVIFGCWTSVSRKSVLPVIEELNGLLFYPVQYEGEESSKNVFYTGAAPNQQAIPAVDYLMSEDGGSVKRWVLEGTDYVYPRTTNKILEQYLLSKGVKPADISINYTPFGHSDWQTRVAEIKKFGSAGKKTAVVSTINGDANVPFYKELGNAGISAEDIPVVAFSVGEEELSGFDTKPLVGHLAAWNYFMSVDDPANDAFIAKWHKFIGDKKRVTNDPMEATYIGFSAWAKAVEKAKTTDVDKVRSAMYGIKVPNLTGGTAEVLPNHHFTKPVLIGEIQEDGQFETVWSTDGEVPGDAWTDFLPESAKIEADWQDPKINCGNYNTETKKCSGQNY; from the coding sequence ATGAATAAATTCATTAAAAAAACTGGTATGGCCTTGGGGGCGGCAGCACTGACGTTCGGTGCATATACGGCGCAAGCCGCGGACACCATTAAAGTGGGCGTTCTGCATTCCCTTTCTGGCACCATGGCCATCAGTGAAACCACCCTAAAAGACACCGTTTTAATGATGGTGGAAGAACAAAATAAAAAAGGTGGCTTACTCGGAAAAAAACTTGAAGCGGTTGTTGTAGACCCTGCCTCTAACTGGCCGCTGTTTGCAGAAAAAACCAAAGAGCTGCTCGAAAAAGAAAAAGTGGATGTAATTTTTGGTTGTTGGACTTCGGTAAGTCGTAAATCTGTATTGCCTGTTATTGAAGAATTGAATGGTTTGTTGTTTTACCCGGTTCAATACGAAGGCGAAGAATCGTCCAAGAATGTTTTCTATACCGGTGCTGCGCCCAACCAGCAGGCGATTCCTGCAGTTGATTATTTGATGAGTGAAGACGGCGGTTCCGTTAAGCGTTGGGTTCTGGAAGGTACCGACTACGTTTACCCACGTACCACCAACAAAATTCTTGAGCAATACCTGTTAAGCAAAGGCGTTAAGCCCGCCGACATTTCTATTAACTACACACCATTCGGTCATTCGGACTGGCAAACTCGCGTTGCCGAAATCAAGAAATTTGGTTCCGCTGGCAAGAAAACTGCGGTTGTTTCCACCATCAACGGTGATGCCAATGTACCTTTCTACAAAGAGTTGGGTAACGCCGGTATTTCTGCAGAAGATATTCCTGTTGTGGCGTTCTCTGTGGGTGAAGAAGAACTTTCGGGCTTTGATACCAAACCCCTGGTTGGTCACCTGGCTGCCTGGAATTACTTTATGAGCGTTGACGACCCGGCCAACGATGCATTTATCGCCAAGTGGCATAAATTCATCGGTGATAAAAAGCGTGTAACCAACGACCCGATGGAAGCAACTTATATCGGATTCAGCGCGTGGGCTAAAGCGGTGGAAAAAGCCAAAACTACTGATGTCGATAAAGTTCGTTCAGCGATGTACGGCATTAAGGTACCTAATCTCACCGGTGGTACTGCGGAAGTTCTGCCAAACCATCACTTCACCAAGCCCGTACTGATCGGCGAGATTCAGGAAGACGGACAGTTTGAAACTGTTTGGTCTACCGACGGCGAAGTTCCTGGCGATGCCTGGACTGACTTCCTGCCCGAGAGCGCCAAAATCGAAGCCGACTGGCAAGATCCAAAAATCAACTGCGGTAACTACAACACTGAAACCAAAAAGTGTTCTGGTCAAAACTACTAA
- a CDS encoding high-affinity nickel-transport protein, producing METAALTSFLFMGLALGVVHAFDPDHIAAVGGLSASKGNAQPLSVLRFGLQWSLGHGSALLIIALTVFLAGRAIPVHLSELAERSVAFVLIAIGLLALWRIFRRESSEGHSHYRLGAPLVGLLHGTAGSAPLLALIPISQISQPLVGVVYVLFFSAGVVLAMTTLGGVFAQSLRIIQRADRRISALVQGLMAAFSLFLGLYLTFTA from the coding sequence ATGGAAACCGCAGCACTTACCAGTTTTTTGTTTATGGGCCTAGCCTTGGGGGTCGTTCATGCCTTTGATCCCGATCACATCGCTGCAGTGGGCGGTTTAAGCGCCTCAAAGGGGAATGCGCAGCCACTAAGTGTATTGCGTTTTGGTTTGCAATGGTCGCTAGGGCACGGCTCTGCATTGTTGATTATTGCGCTGACGGTGTTTCTTGCAGGCAGAGCCATTCCTGTACATCTTAGCGAGCTGGCAGAGCGCAGTGTTGCGTTTGTATTAATTGCAATTGGTCTCCTCGCGCTGTGGCGAATTTTTAGGAGAGAATCTTCTGAGGGGCACAGTCATTACCGCCTGGGTGCCCCCTTGGTTGGGCTGTTGCATGGAACTGCAGGCTCGGCGCCACTGCTCGCTCTAATTCCGATCTCGCAAATTTCCCAGCCATTGGTCGGCGTTGTGTATGTGCTATTTTTTAGTGCGGGTGTAGTCCTGGCCATGACGACTCTCGGTGGCGTGTTTGCGCAGTCATTGCGCATAATCCAGCGTGCCGACCGCCGCATTAGTGCACTTGTTCAGGGATTAATGGCGGCATTTTCCCTATTTCTGGGTTTATATCTCACATTTACAGCATAA
- a CDS encoding urease accessory protein: MNTPKKPTLRLGIGGPVGSGKTALVKTLCAVLKDKYNIAVITNDIYTREDAEFLLRHEVLDADRIMGVETGGCPHTAIREDASMNLSAVAELQTRFDNLDVILIESGGDNLAATFSPELSDLTLYVIDVSAGDKIPRKGGPGITKSDLLIINKIDLAPLVGADLDVMDRDAKKMRAEKPFVFSNLKNGTGVETIVNFIEQQGMLA; the protein is encoded by the coding sequence ATGAACACCCCTAAAAAACCCACATTGCGCTTAGGAATCGGCGGGCCGGTTGGATCGGGAAAAACCGCATTGGTAAAAACTTTATGTGCAGTTTTAAAAGATAAATACAATATTGCGGTGATTACCAACGATATTTATACCCGTGAAGATGCTGAATTTTTATTGCGCCACGAAGTGTTGGATGCTGATCGCATTATGGGGGTTGAAACAGGGGGTTGCCCGCACACCGCGATTCGCGAAGATGCCTCGATGAACCTATCGGCGGTTGCTGAATTACAAACACGATTCGACAATCTTGATGTGATACTAATAGAGAGCGGTGGCGATAATCTGGCGGCGACATTTAGCCCGGAGTTGTCGGATCTTACGCTTTATGTCATCGACGTGTCTGCGGGCGATAAAATTCCCCGCAAGGGCGGCCCGGGCATTACTAAATCCGATTTATTAATAATAAATAAAATTGATCTTGCGCCATTGGTGGGGGCAGATTTAGATGTAATGGATCGCGATGCAAAAAAAATGCGTGCTGAAAAACCGTTTGTATTTTCAAACCTTAAAAACGGCACCGGGGTAGAAACCATTGTGAATTTCATCGAGCAGCAAGGCATGCTCGCTTAA
- a CDS encoding urease accessory protein, translated as MAADITIIMNKQLLHLLHLVSPALPVGAYAYSQGQEYAVDCGWLRQPSVLSEWLAGILKYSVAQLDLPVLLRLYKAWQAQNLNAVNDWNNFVRANRETAELLLEDEQLGLALQRLLLSLGLVEANTKLDDKPSFVTQFALAGMHWQIPSDDLMQGFAWSWLENQIAAATKIVPLGQTQAQQLLVELLELIPEVCEHAQQLNDDELGMGLPGLAMASARHERQYSRLFRS; from the coding sequence ATGGCGGCGGACATCACCATCATCATGAATAAACAACTTTTGCATTTATTGCACCTGGTTAGCCCGGCCCTGCCGGTTGGCGCGTACGCTTATTCGCAAGGTCAGGAATACGCCGTTGATTGTGGTTGGTTACGACAACCCAGTGTCTTGTCGGAATGGTTGGCAGGCATATTGAAATACAGTGTGGCACAGCTAGATTTACCGGTTTTATTGCGTCTCTATAAAGCGTGGCAGGCACAGAACCTGAACGCGGTTAATGATTGGAATAACTTCGTACGGGCAAATCGAGAAACGGCTGAATTACTGCTGGAAGACGAGCAACTGGGGCTCGCGCTACAGCGGCTGTTACTCTCTTTGGGGCTTGTTGAGGCAAATACCAAGCTTGACGATAAGCCAAGCTTTGTAACGCAATTTGCGCTTGCCGGAATGCACTGGCAAATCCCGAGCGATGATTTAATGCAGGGCTTTGCTTGGAGTTGGCTTGAAAACCAAATTGCCGCCGCCACCAAAATTGTGCCTCTGGGGCAAACCCAGGCGCAGCAACTACTGGTGGAATTATTGGAATTAATTCCGGAGGTATGTGAGCACGCTCAACAATTAAATGATGATGAACTGGGAATGGGCTTGCCAGGCTTAGCAATGGCATCCGCCCGCCACGAACGTCAGTACTCAAGATTGTTTCGGTCATAA
- a CDS encoding urease accessory protein — MLEAHEKLQSSAELEPSDEIVVNYDFRKKSRHKASTEKGVEIAWFLERGHVLRQGEVLKCSNGQLVRVVAADESVSEVTSDDALLLTRAAYHLGNRHVPLEVAAGYLRYQHDHVLDDMVRGLGLTVTSANKPFNPESGAYHGGGHHHHHE, encoded by the coding sequence ATGCTAGAAGCCCACGAAAAATTACAATCCAGCGCCGAACTGGAACCCAGCGACGAAATAGTCGTAAATTACGATTTCCGCAAAAAAAGTCGCCACAAAGCGTCTACAGAGAAGGGTGTTGAAATAGCTTGGTTTCTTGAGCGGGGTCATGTGTTGCGGCAGGGGGAAGTTTTAAAGTGCTCCAATGGCCAGCTTGTGCGTGTTGTAGCCGCCGATGAATCGGTGAGCGAAGTAACCAGCGACGATGCGCTGTTGCTCACCCGGGCGGCCTATCACTTGGGTAACCGCCACGTGCCTTTGGAAGTGGCGGCGGGTTACCTGCGCTATCAGCACGATCATGTGCTCGACGATATGGTACGCGGGCTGGGCTTAACGGTCACCAGCGCCAATAAACCGTTTAATCCTGAAAGCGGCGCTTATCATGGCGGCGGACATCACCATCATCATGAATAA